Proteins co-encoded in one Kribbella solani genomic window:
- a CDS encoding ABC transporter permease: MIVRLIERAGVFLVSLAISSVLVFAFMAVLPGDPARVALGVNASDEAVAELRRQFGLDRSLPVQYFDWLGGLLHGDLGTSYVSKAAIGPQVFDRLQVTLWLVVAGMIIALVVAAPAGTIMAARHRKVSGLALSALSQVGVAVPAFLAGILLIVVFAVKLGWLPANGWTPPAQDPGMFLKQLVLPALSLGLVQGAVLTRYVRSAVLDVLREDYLRTARAKGLRPFQALWRHGLRNAAVPVVTVLGLQLATLLIGAVVVERVFVIPGLGSLLLDGVSNRDLLLVQDVVMVLVLAVLLVNFVVDVLYAALDPRLRTS; encoded by the coding sequence ATGATCGTCCGTCTGATCGAGCGCGCGGGAGTGTTCTTGGTCAGTCTCGCGATCAGTTCGGTGCTGGTGTTCGCGTTCATGGCGGTGCTGCCCGGCGATCCGGCGCGGGTCGCGCTCGGGGTGAACGCGTCCGATGAAGCAGTCGCCGAGCTCAGACGACAGTTCGGTCTGGACCGGTCGCTTCCGGTGCAGTACTTCGACTGGCTCGGCGGCCTGCTGCACGGCGATCTCGGCACCTCGTACGTGTCGAAGGCCGCGATCGGGCCGCAGGTGTTCGACCGGCTGCAGGTGACGTTGTGGCTGGTGGTGGCCGGCATGATCATCGCGCTCGTGGTCGCGGCCCCGGCCGGTACGATCATGGCCGCGCGCCACCGCAAGGTCTCCGGACTGGCACTGTCCGCGCTGTCCCAGGTCGGCGTCGCGGTGCCGGCGTTCCTGGCCGGCATCCTGCTGATCGTGGTGTTCGCGGTCAAACTCGGCTGGCTGCCCGCGAACGGCTGGACCCCGCCCGCGCAAGACCCCGGGATGTTCCTCAAACAGCTGGTCCTGCCGGCGTTGTCGCTCGGTTTGGTGCAAGGCGCGGTACTCACCAGATACGTACGAAGCGCCGTGCTGGACGTGCTTCGCGAGGATTACCTGCGCACCGCCCGTGCCAAAGGCCTCCGCCCGTTCCAGGCGCTCTGGCGGCACGGACTGCGCAACGCCGCGGTCCCGGTGGTGACAGTGCTCGGCTTGCAGCTGGCCACGTTGCTGATCGGCGCCGTAGTCGTCGAACGGGTCTTCGTCATCCCAGGCCTCGGCAGCCTGCTCCTGGACGGTGTTTCGAACCGCGACCTCCTCCTCGTACAGGACGTCGTCATGGTGCTCGTACTCGCCGTGCTCCTGGTCAACTTCGTCGTCGACGTGCTGTACGCGGCGCTCGATCCGCGACTGAGGACGTCATGA
- a CDS encoding ABC transporter substrate-binding protein, producing MKVSVRVGVVAAAVVFALTACSAGSGASSGGSSAGGDQKLSIGLVAEPASLDFTTTDGAAIPQALLGNVYETLVKQDADSGKIVPSLAKSWTVSPDRKTYTFDLVADAKFTNDRPFTANDAVFSINRVKTAWTTSLKSAMDVVATAKAVSPTQLQVTLAKPSNDWLFRMTTRIGAMFSETGVSALATTPVGTGPFKFEKWNRGDSIVLDRNDGYWGTKPFFQQITLKYFKDATALNNALLTSTINVIGTVQAPEALSQFTNNAKYQVIEGTTNGEVLLSFNNERPVFKDIRTRQAIRMAIDHKALLDTCWAGRGKLIGSMVPPTDPWYEDLTGVAPYDLTKAKSLLQASGAAGKTLRLRLPTLPYATSCGQVVKSMLEQAGLKVQIDQLEFPAAWLTTVFKNADYDMSIIAHVEPRDLGAVFNAKYYTRYDDPTLQADLAAADAGDEAAQIADMKKAARRLSEQAAGDWLFLLPNLMVADKDVKGLPQNAITENFDLSKLAR from the coding sequence GTGAAGGTTTCTGTGCGGGTGGGTGTGGTTGCCGCGGCGGTGGTGTTTGCGTTGACTGCTTGTTCCGCCGGGTCCGGTGCGTCCTCCGGTGGGAGTTCGGCCGGTGGTGATCAGAAGTTGTCGATCGGTCTGGTCGCGGAGCCGGCGAGTTTGGACTTCACGACTACGGATGGTGCCGCGATCCCGCAGGCGTTGCTCGGCAACGTGTACGAGACGCTGGTCAAGCAGGACGCCGACTCAGGCAAGATCGTCCCGTCGCTCGCCAAGTCGTGGACGGTGTCGCCGGACCGCAAGACGTACACCTTCGACCTGGTCGCGGACGCGAAGTTCACCAACGACAGACCGTTCACCGCCAACGACGCGGTCTTCAGCATCAACCGGGTGAAGACCGCATGGACAACCTCGCTGAAATCGGCGATGGACGTCGTCGCGACCGCGAAGGCTGTTTCCCCGACCCAGCTCCAGGTCACGCTCGCGAAACCGAGCAACGACTGGCTGTTCCGGATGACCACCCGGATCGGCGCGATGTTCTCCGAGACCGGCGTGAGCGCGCTGGCGACAACGCCGGTCGGCACAGGCCCGTTCAAGTTCGAGAAGTGGAACCGAGGCGACTCGATCGTCCTGGACCGAAACGACGGCTATTGGGGTACGAAGCCGTTCTTCCAGCAGATCACCCTCAAGTACTTCAAGGATGCCACCGCGCTGAACAACGCGCTGCTCACCAGCACGATCAACGTGATCGGTACGGTCCAGGCGCCGGAGGCGCTGAGCCAGTTCACCAACAACGCGAAATACCAGGTGATCGAAGGCACCACCAACGGCGAGGTGCTGCTCTCCTTCAACAACGAGCGACCGGTGTTCAAGGACATCCGGACCCGGCAGGCGATCCGGATGGCGATCGACCACAAGGCCCTGCTGGACACGTGCTGGGCCGGTCGCGGCAAGCTGATCGGCAGCATGGTCCCGCCGACCGACCCCTGGTACGAGGATCTGACCGGCGTCGCTCCGTACGACCTGACCAAGGCGAAGTCCTTGCTGCAGGCATCGGGTGCGGCCGGGAAGACGCTCCGCCTCCGGCTGCCGACGTTGCCGTACGCAACCTCTTGCGGCCAGGTGGTGAAGAGCATGCTGGAGCAGGCCGGGCTGAAGGTGCAGATCGATCAGCTCGAGTTCCCGGCGGCCTGGCTGACCACGGTGTTCAAGAACGCCGACTACGACATGTCGATCATCGCGCACGTCGAGCCGCGCGATCTCGGTGCGGTGTTCAACGCCAAGTACTACACCCGCTACGACGACCCGACGCTGCAGGCCGACCTGGCCGCGGCCGACGCGGGTGACGAGGCAGCGCAGATCGCCGACATGAAGAAGGCGGCCCGGCGGCTGTCGGAGCAGGCGGCGGGCGACTGGCTGTTCCTGCTGCCGAACCTGATGGTCGCCGACAAGGACGTCAAGGGCCTGCCACAGAACGCGATCACCGAGAACTTCGATCTTTCCAAGCTCGCGCGATGA
- a CDS encoding MXAN_6230/SCO0854 family RING domain-containing protein encodes MPAAADAPDAPDAPDNRHARARPGAVTPLTAVLLRRRNLVDAAALTPPVRRSAWHWLRRPLTIQAGLSALQADLIQRGYLLSVDLYRHCSALSAPALAGFGVALLDLLDAESGFDTEHTPLFRDFPESVPGNTETFYINRVFARLLQESDQPCVLCGDTRTVHPVAPCAHLVCRTCWDGADLSACPLCLRRIDPNDPFLQPSAEAEQPTHVRSDRLRLLSLATRDSARQTAEALLQRRAPLSASDRTDLLTLLDGADSSWLPADIPVRETRALVLARFLPDDPELIDRTDTATDVLRLIHALMDADPGLRTPPARRKSLPRATRRLLLQRLDRMPAETLIEDLLRHERAWKRIAENLHPFEFAARFPVAALAFAILRRTDLELSTPAGRAIAAEASRHPFVRLADGRLVMTTFAARVESAFARDRPDQALDLLRQRPGELVRRLVHLARTLPPEHHALLVEALTTAASDVSPAVLTAALGQVRTPPGDLRLFFPRGATARVWTAVDEREPIPSGLASALSGVLTGEMLRRATDLPRWRRAFLDEELTRLAAPASERTASSSLLRMTRGSAVPIPQDEMLRLFLHWVEPSGRRIDLDLSVAVFDDEWGFVGLCDYTRLRFDEDALVHSGDLTSAPAPGGGSTEFVDLDLRALRRVGGRYVLPVVFSYNDVPFDVLERGFVGVMRQPDGLFDPAAVDERFDLSGPAKILMPFGVDLRTKELRWYDVNLGAAGYGHNIARYGGRLGLMSATLEEVYGSGDRVSLWEICCWHAAARTDEIAVRCADGSVVGYLRDVAEDVAAFARRVTARLEPDRAWDEDAASRSDFVAVLTGDVTPRPGTEVFALHPRLLDRGSVALVDAPQLLAGLAPDTRARASLGAS; translated from the coding sequence ATGCCTGCCGCAGCTGATGCACCGGATGCGCCTGACGCACCGGACAACCGGCACGCTCGCGCCAGGCCGGGAGCCGTCACTCCGCTGACGGCCGTCCTGCTGCGCCGCCGCAACCTCGTCGACGCCGCCGCGCTCACCCCACCGGTCCGGCGCTCGGCCTGGCACTGGCTGCGCCGCCCGCTGACGATCCAGGCCGGCCTGTCGGCGCTACAGGCCGACCTGATCCAGCGCGGCTACCTACTCTCGGTCGACCTCTACCGGCACTGCAGTGCGCTCTCCGCACCCGCGCTAGCCGGCTTCGGCGTCGCGCTGCTCGACCTACTCGACGCTGAGTCCGGGTTCGACACTGAGCACACTCCACTGTTCCGTGACTTCCCGGAGTCCGTCCCTGGCAACACCGAGACCTTCTACATCAACAGAGTGTTCGCCCGGCTCCTCCAGGAGTCAGACCAGCCCTGTGTCTTGTGCGGTGACACCAGAACGGTCCATCCGGTTGCACCGTGCGCCCACCTGGTCTGCCGTACCTGCTGGGATGGCGCCGACCTGAGCGCCTGCCCGCTGTGCCTGCGCCGGATCGACCCAAACGACCCGTTCCTGCAGCCGTCCGCCGAGGCGGAGCAGCCAACGCACGTCCGTTCGGACCGCCTCCGGCTGCTGTCCCTGGCAACGCGCGACTCCGCCCGGCAAACCGCCGAGGCGCTCCTGCAGCGCCGCGCGCCACTCTCCGCGTCCGACCGCACCGACCTACTCACCCTGCTCGACGGAGCAGACTCGTCCTGGTTGCCCGCCGACATTCCCGTACGCGAAACCCGCGCGCTGGTGCTGGCCCGGTTCCTGCCGGACGATCCGGAGCTGATCGACCGTACGGATACCGCTACCGATGTTCTTCGCCTGATCCACGCGCTGATGGACGCCGACCCGGGCCTACGTACGCCACCAGCCCGCCGGAAGTCACTGCCACGCGCGACCCGGCGACTGCTCCTCCAGCGACTGGATCGGATGCCGGCCGAAACCCTGATCGAGGACCTGCTGCGGCACGAGCGGGCCTGGAAGCGGATCGCGGAGAACCTGCATCCTTTCGAGTTCGCCGCCCGGTTCCCGGTCGCCGCGCTGGCCTTCGCGATCCTGCGCCGCACGGATCTGGAGCTGAGTACGCCGGCCGGACGCGCGATAGCGGCCGAGGCGTCGCGGCACCCGTTCGTACGCCTCGCGGATGGTCGGTTGGTGATGACAACCTTCGCCGCGCGGGTGGAGAGTGCGTTCGCGCGGGACCGGCCCGATCAGGCGCTCGATCTGCTTCGCCAACGTCCGGGCGAGCTCGTACGCCGCCTGGTGCACTTGGCGCGCACGCTTCCACCGGAGCACCACGCGCTGCTCGTGGAGGCGCTGACGACCGCCGCGTCGGACGTGTCGCCGGCCGTGCTGACCGCGGCGCTCGGCCAGGTGCGTACGCCACCGGGCGACCTGCGCTTGTTCTTCCCACGCGGCGCGACCGCCCGCGTCTGGACCGCGGTCGACGAACGTGAACCGATCCCGTCCGGGCTCGCGTCGGCGCTGTCCGGCGTACTCACCGGCGAAATGTTGCGCCGGGCAACGGATCTTCCGCGGTGGCGCCGCGCGTTCCTGGACGAGGAACTGACCCGCCTGGCCGCGCCCGCCTCGGAGCGAACCGCGTCGTCGAGCCTGCTGCGGATGACGCGGGGGAGCGCGGTGCCGATCCCGCAGGACGAGATGTTGCGGCTGTTCCTGCATTGGGTCGAGCCGAGCGGCCGGCGGATCGACCTGGACCTGTCGGTAGCGGTGTTCGATGACGAATGGGGTTTCGTCGGCCTCTGCGACTACACCCGGCTGCGGTTCGACGAGGATGCGCTGGTGCACTCCGGCGACCTGACCTCGGCGCCCGCGCCGGGCGGCGGCTCGACCGAGTTCGTGGATCTCGACCTCCGCGCGCTACGGCGGGTCGGCGGCCGGTACGTACTGCCGGTCGTGTTCAGCTACAACGACGTCCCGTTCGACGTACTCGAGCGCGGGTTCGTCGGAGTGATGCGGCAACCGGACGGGCTGTTCGACCCGGCCGCGGTCGACGAGCGGTTCGACCTGTCGGGTCCGGCGAAGATCCTGATGCCGTTCGGTGTCGACCTGCGGACCAAGGAGCTCCGCTGGTACGACGTCAACCTCGGCGCGGCCGGGTACGGCCACAACATCGCCCGGTACGGCGGCCGGCTCGGACTGATGTCCGCGACGCTGGAGGAGGTGTACGGCTCGGGCGATCGGGTCAGCCTGTGGGAAATCTGCTGCTGGCACGCCGCCGCCCGGACCGACGAGATCGCGGTTCGCTGTGCCGACGGTTCGGTGGTCGGCTACCTCCGGGACGTGGCCGAGGACGTCGCGGCGTTCGCGCGCCGGGTGACGGCTCGGCTGGAGCCGGACCGCGCGTGGGACGAGGACGCGGCGAGCCGGTCCGACTTCGTCGCGGTGCTGACCGGCGACGTGACGCCGCGGCCGGGGACCGAGGTGTTCGCGCTGCACCCGCGGTTGCTCGACCGGGGCAGCGTGGCGCTGGTCGACGCGCCGCAGCTGCTGGCCGGGCTGGCGCCTGACACCCGCGCCCGGGCGAGTCTGGGAGCCTCCTGA
- a CDS encoding ABC transporter ATP-binding protein: MSDVLAVRGLSVSVRDTALVSDVDLTVGAGERVGLIGESGSGKSLTALSILGLLPEDVHATGSVRLEGVDHELIGADERRMSRVRGHDIAMVFQEPMTALNPTMRVGDQLAESMLIHKTRTKPAARTAAADLIERVQLPAGTLRAYPHQLSGGQRQRVVLALALANDPALLICDEPTTALDVTVQALVLDLIVRGVLERSSALLFITHDLAVVATVCERVLVMYGGRVVESGPVSEVFTRPRHRYTEGLLAASDLETRSRRLTTIPGNVPPAGQFPSGCVFRTRCAYATAVCEQTPPWSGAETEGFACHHPAGGTDA; the protein is encoded by the coding sequence ATGAGTGATGTGCTTGCGGTGCGGGGGTTGTCGGTTTCGGTTCGGGATACGGCTCTGGTGTCGGACGTCGACCTGACCGTCGGCGCGGGGGAGCGGGTCGGGCTGATCGGCGAGTCCGGCTCCGGCAAGTCCCTGACCGCGCTGAGCATCCTCGGCCTGTTGCCGGAGGACGTCCACGCCACCGGTTCCGTACGCCTCGAAGGTGTCGACCACGAGCTGATCGGCGCCGACGAGCGCCGGATGTCCCGCGTCCGCGGCCACGACATCGCGATGGTCTTCCAGGAGCCGATGACCGCGCTCAACCCGACGATGCGGGTCGGCGACCAGCTCGCCGAGTCGATGCTGATCCACAAGACGCGTACCAAACCCGCGGCGCGTACGGCCGCCGCCGACCTGATCGAACGCGTCCAGCTCCCGGCCGGAACCCTGCGCGCGTACCCGCATCAGCTATCTGGTGGCCAACGGCAACGAGTAGTACTGGCCCTTGCCTTGGCCAACGATCCCGCGCTGCTGATCTGCGACGAACCCACCACCGCCCTCGACGTGACGGTCCAGGCACTCGTCCTCGACCTGATCGTCCGCGGCGTGCTGGAACGGTCGTCGGCCCTGCTCTTCATCACCCACGACCTGGCCGTCGTCGCCACGGTCTGCGAACGCGTACTGGTCATGTACGGCGGCCGGGTCGTCGAATCCGGCCCGGTCAGCGAGGTGTTCACCCGCCCACGCCACCGGTACACCGAGGGTTTGCTCGCGGCCTCGGACCTGGAGACCAGATCGCGCCGCTTGACGACCATCCCCGGAAACGTACCGCCTGCCGGGCAGTTCCCGTCCGGGTGCGTGTTCCGGACCCGCTGCGCGTACGCGACCGCGGTGTGCGAGCAGACGCCACCCTGGTCCGGCGCCGAAACGGAAGGCTTCGCCTGCCACCACCCCGCGGGAGGCACGGATGCCTGA
- a CDS encoding DEAD/DEAH box helicase, whose product MQNTMRIASTGNDWFTGGGNDWLTGGNDWFTGRSARRGGGNDWFTGSGNDWFVAGGNDWFAGGNDW is encoded by the coding sequence ATGCAGAACACCATGCGCATCGCCAGCACCGGCAACGACTGGTTCACCGGCGGCGGAAACGACTGGCTGACTGGGGGAAACGACTGGTTCACCGGCCGCTCCGCCCGGCGCGGCGGCGGTAACGACTGGTTCACCGGGAGTGGCAACGACTGGTTCGTAGCTGGTGGTAACGATTGGTTCGCCGGCGGCAACGACTGGTAA
- a CDS encoding ATP-binding cassette domain-containing protein → MPDHIPTTHEPDTPTAIQVVDLVRDYPRPRTSLLKPAPVVHALRGINLDIKQGERFGIVGESGCGKSTLLRIIAALDRATSGQVVVEGTDITRLPDRRLRFLRENLQLVFQDPMSSLDPRMRVRDIIAEPLVVQGHPASGQRVRELLEAVGLSTDAGERYPHQFSGGQRQRISIARALAPRPRILVADEPVSALDVSVRAQVLNLISDLVDELDLTLVFVSHDLSVVKHVCDRVAVMNAGQIVETGYTGDVYAAPQHPYTQRLVSAIPTLQRALSGATTSDLLTKGEPA, encoded by the coding sequence ATGCCTGATCACATCCCGACCACGCACGAGCCGGACACGCCGACCGCGATCCAGGTCGTCGATCTGGTCCGCGACTACCCGCGCCCGCGGACGTCCCTGCTCAAACCGGCACCCGTGGTCCACGCCCTCCGCGGCATCAACCTGGACATCAAACAGGGCGAGCGGTTCGGCATCGTCGGCGAATCCGGCTGCGGCAAGTCCACGCTGCTGAGAATCATCGCGGCACTGGACCGGGCCACCTCCGGTCAGGTAGTTGTCGAAGGCACCGATATCACCCGGTTGCCGGACCGGCGTCTGCGGTTCCTCCGCGAGAACCTCCAGCTCGTCTTCCAGGACCCGATGAGCTCGCTCGATCCACGGATGCGGGTCCGCGACATCATCGCCGAACCTCTTGTCGTACAAGGACATCCGGCGTCGGGGCAGCGCGTACGCGAACTGCTCGAAGCGGTCGGGTTGTCCACCGACGCCGGCGAGCGGTACCCGCATCAGTTCTCCGGCGGCCAGCGGCAGCGCATCTCGATCGCGCGGGCGCTTGCTCCGCGGCCGCGGATCCTGGTCGCGGACGAGCCGGTCAGCGCGCTCGACGTGTCGGTCCGCGCGCAGGTACTGAACCTGATCTCCGACCTGGTCGACGAGCTCGACCTGACGCTGGTGTTCGTTTCGCACGACCTGTCCGTGGTGAAGCACGTCTGCGATCGGGTCGCCGTGATGAACGCCGGCCAGATCGTCGAGACCGGCTACACCGGTGATGTGTACGCCGCGCCGCAGCATCCGTACACGCAACGTCTTGTTTCCGCGATCCCGACGCTGCAGCGCGCGCTGTCCGGCGCGACCACGTCCGACCTGCTCACGAAGGGAGAACCCGCATGA
- a CDS encoding FadR/GntR family transcriptional regulator produces the protein MTKTPRFEPVQPIRAYQRIVEQVEDQLARGELTPGQRLPSERELVSQFAVSRSTVREALRVLESNGVVRSRAGDPNGPEVLPFSQVALRRQLVRLARVDELTLSELIGFRMIMDGAAIQVASRLRTPEQLDELEATLVAMRDAIDVDFDAFSLADLAFHELIARISRNTLIQTCNEVVRGVVLGLISDKIAHAPNSRALMLESLHHHAEVVDAIRDGNGHAAARIARQNMYDYYAGYVPDADQETLQALIED, from the coding sequence ATGACAAAGACGCCGCGGTTTGAGCCGGTGCAGCCGATTCGCGCGTACCAGCGGATCGTCGAACAGGTGGAGGATCAGCTCGCCCGGGGCGAACTCACGCCGGGTCAGCGGCTCCCCAGCGAGCGTGAACTGGTCAGCCAGTTCGCCGTCAGCCGCTCGACGGTCCGCGAGGCGCTGCGGGTGCTGGAGAGCAACGGCGTGGTCCGCTCCCGGGCCGGCGATCCGAACGGTCCGGAGGTGCTGCCGTTCTCCCAGGTTGCGCTGCGCCGGCAACTGGTCCGGCTGGCTCGCGTCGACGAGCTGACGCTGAGCGAGCTGATCGGCTTCCGGATGATCATGGACGGTGCCGCGATCCAGGTCGCGTCCCGGCTGCGTACACCGGAACAGCTGGACGAGCTGGAGGCCACGCTGGTCGCGATGCGAGACGCGATCGACGTCGACTTCGACGCGTTCAGCCTGGCCGACCTCGCGTTCCACGAGCTGATCGCGCGGATCAGCCGGAACACGCTGATCCAAACCTGCAACGAGGTCGTCCGCGGCGTCGTACTCGGCCTGATCTCGGACAAGATCGCGCACGCGCCGAACAGCCGCGCGCTGATGCTCGAGTCACTGCATCACCACGCCGAGGTCGTCGACGCGATCCGCGACGGCAACGGACACGCGGCCGCACGCATCGCCCGGCAGAACATGTACGACTACTACGCCGGTTACGTACCCGACGCCGACCAGGAAACCCTCCAGGCCCTGATCGAAGACTGA
- a CDS encoding aldehyde dehydrogenase family protein: MKFPAGLPIGESWIEPAATTSVIFPYDGSTIADAPEGDAELARSALDHALAVREKVGRLPSHVRRNVLQSVHSAVLAERDAFVDLLVLETGKPLVDCRVEIDRTLLTLETSAEEVARLHGETVPLDLLPSGEGLQGFWVRKPIGVVVGITGFNYPLLLAAHKIAPAFAAGCPIIVKPAPQTPLATLWLVHLMRSALADAGAPESALQLVTGGPEVGATLTTDARIGAVSFTGSATVGHRIARDAAPTKVLLELGSNSALVVAGDADLDAAADAIIRGGYYASGQACISVQRVIVVESVRAELLAKLGARLPTVVVGDPRDPATRVSALINPASTERVRAWVGDAVHAGASIAYEAPGDVLGPIVLTDVPDGLPAWDEEIFGPVIAVRPVPDVDSALTAVNATRYGLHASVFTSSLDTAFAAIDRLDVGGVVINDVPGFRSDVMPYGGVKDSGTGREGPRFAIEELTTTRMAIIRPRP; the protein is encoded by the coding sequence ATGAAATTCCCAGCCGGACTGCCGATCGGCGAGTCCTGGATCGAGCCTGCCGCGACGACTTCGGTGATCTTCCCGTACGACGGATCGACGATCGCCGACGCGCCGGAGGGTGACGCCGAGTTGGCGCGGTCCGCGCTCGACCACGCGTTGGCGGTGCGCGAGAAAGTCGGCCGGCTGCCATCACACGTACGCCGGAATGTCTTGCAGAGCGTACATTCCGCGGTCCTCGCCGAGCGCGACGCGTTCGTCGACCTGCTCGTGCTGGAGACCGGCAAGCCGCTGGTCGACTGCCGGGTGGAGATCGACCGGACGCTCCTCACGCTCGAGACCTCGGCGGAGGAGGTCGCCCGGCTGCATGGCGAGACCGTGCCGCTTGATCTGCTGCCGAGCGGCGAAGGATTGCAGGGGTTCTGGGTACGCAAGCCGATCGGTGTGGTCGTCGGCATCACCGGGTTCAACTATCCGCTGCTGCTCGCGGCGCACAAGATCGCTCCCGCGTTCGCCGCCGGTTGCCCGATCATCGTCAAGCCCGCGCCGCAGACGCCGCTCGCCACGCTGTGGCTGGTGCACTTGATGCGGTCGGCGCTGGCCGACGCGGGCGCGCCGGAGAGCGCGCTGCAGTTGGTGACCGGCGGGCCCGAGGTCGGCGCGACCCTGACCACCGACGCGCGGATCGGCGCGGTGTCGTTCACTGGTTCGGCCACGGTCGGGCACCGGATCGCGCGGGACGCGGCGCCGACCAAGGTCCTGCTCGAACTCGGTTCGAATTCGGCGCTTGTGGTAGCGGGCGACGCGGATCTGGACGCGGCCGCCGACGCGATCATTCGCGGCGGGTACTACGCGTCCGGCCAGGCGTGCATCTCCGTACAAAGGGTGATCGTCGTTGAATCCGTACGCGCCGAGTTGCTGGCGAAGCTTGGCGCGCGCCTGCCCACGGTCGTCGTCGGCGATCCACGCGATCCGGCGACCCGCGTGTCCGCGCTGATCAATCCCGCGTCGACCGAGCGCGTACGCGCCTGGGTCGGCGATGCCGTACACGCCGGCGCATCCATCGCGTACGAGGCGCCGGGTGACGTGCTTGGGCCGATCGTGCTGACCGACGTACCCGATGGACTGCCCGCGTGGGACGAGGAGATCTTCGGACCGGTGATCGCGGTCCGACCAGTGCCCGACGTGGACAGCGCGCTGACGGCCGTGAACGCGACCCGGTACGGCCTGCACGCGAGCGTTTTCACGTCTTCACTCGACACCGCGTTCGCCGCGATCGACCGGCTCGACGTCGGCGGCGTGGTGATCAACGACGTGCCCGGATTCCGGTCCGACGTGATGCCGTACGGCGGGGTGAAGGACTCGGGCACCGGCCGCGAGGGACCGCGGTTCGCGATCGAGGAACTGACCACGACCAGGATGGCGATCATCCGCCCGCGCCCGTGA
- a CDS encoding ABC transporter permease produces the protein MRRLNPSLIAGGVIVALIVLMALLSFVWTPYDATLVTPSSRLLKPSWEHWFGTDKFGRDVLSQIMVGSRTTLFVGVVAVGVAAVIGVPLGIVAAMVRRWPGEVIMRANDLLLAFPALLLAIMFGAVFGASTLTAMVAIGIASVPSFARVIRSGALQVMRTEYVLAARAAGRRPWPIAVRHVLPNVTSLITVQASVSFAIAVLAEAALSFLGYGTPPPTPSWGRMLQESQEFLFSAPRLAVVPGIAIAIAVLGFNLLGDGLRDRFDPKLEDRR, from the coding sequence ATGAGACGACTCAATCCAAGTCTGATCGCGGGTGGCGTGATCGTCGCGCTGATCGTGCTGATGGCGCTGCTGTCGTTCGTGTGGACGCCGTACGACGCGACGCTCGTGACGCCGTCGTCGCGCTTGCTGAAACCGTCGTGGGAGCATTGGTTCGGCACCGACAAGTTCGGCCGCGATGTGCTCAGTCAGATCATGGTCGGTTCGCGTACGACGTTGTTCGTCGGCGTGGTCGCGGTAGGGGTCGCGGCGGTGATCGGCGTACCGCTCGGGATCGTGGCGGCGATGGTGCGGCGCTGGCCGGGCGAGGTGATCATGCGCGCCAACGATCTGCTGCTGGCGTTCCCGGCGTTGCTGTTGGCAATCATGTTCGGCGCGGTGTTCGGCGCCAGTACGCTGACCGCGATGGTTGCCATCGGCATCGCTTCGGTGCCGAGCTTCGCGCGGGTGATCAGAAGCGGTGCGCTGCAGGTGATGCGGACCGAGTACGTACTGGCGGCGCGCGCGGCCGGTCGGCGTCCTTGGCCGATCGCCGTCCGGCATGTGCTGCCGAATGTGACCAGCTTGATCACCGTCCAGGCGTCGGTGTCGTTCGCGATCGCGGTGCTCGCGGAGGCGGCGCTGTCGTTCCTCGGGTACGGCACGCCGCCGCCGACGCCGTCGTGGGGGCGGATGCTGCAGGAGAGCCAGGAGTTCCTGTTCAGCGCGCCGCGACTCGCGGTGGTGCCCGGAATCGCGATCGCGATCGCGGTCCTCGGCTTCAACCTCCTCGGCGACGGCCTCCGCGACCGCTTCGACCCCAAACTGGAGGACCGCCGATGA